One window of Microcoleus vaginatus PCC 9802 genomic DNA carries:
- a CDS encoding proline hydroxylase has product MTYTQPQIKPQDIKVKILLTGGHQCTVTLKSDTPLLHSLIKTLVDRTQQTPGFSTLFQIPIDGGRSALSFPGENLVGLVTEPPIYLQELQPQQPATPVEIPAAEIPAPAPPVNDDLISRYAQIDNFLTPAEKNKLIKYVLAKESEFVSTSTSTNAEDYRRSMVLHSFPEFSELMVNRIKAILPDVLKSLNIPSFPLGEIEAQLTMHNDNNFYKLHNDSGSPDTASRFFTYVYYFYREPKGFSGGELQIYDSKIENNFYVADKTFRTVEPRNNSIVFFLSRYMHEVLRVSCPSKAFADSRFTINGWVRKAN; this is encoded by the coding sequence ATGACTTACACTCAACCGCAAATTAAACCCCAAGACATAAAAGTCAAAATCCTCCTCACAGGCGGACATCAGTGCACCGTCACGCTCAAATCTGATACACCATTATTGCACAGCCTGATCAAAACATTAGTCGATCGCACTCAACAAACACCGGGTTTTTCCACCTTATTTCAAATCCCTATAGACGGAGGTCGTTCCGCCCTTTCTTTTCCCGGCGAAAACCTAGTGGGATTAGTCACCGAACCCCCAATTTACTTGCAGGAACTGCAACCGCAGCAGCCTGCAACTCCCGTAGAAATTCCCGCCGCAGAAATTCCCGCCCCTGCGCCGCCTGTAAATGACGATTTAATATCTCGCTACGCCCAAATAGACAACTTTTTGACCCCCGCCGAAAAGAACAAACTGATTAAATATGTCTTAGCAAAAGAATCAGAATTTGTGAGTACCAGCACCTCAACTAATGCGGAAGATTACCGCCGTTCGATGGTACTCCACTCGTTCCCCGAATTTTCGGAACTGATGGTTAATCGCATCAAAGCAATTCTCCCCGACGTGCTGAAAAGTTTAAATATTCCGTCATTTCCCCTGGGTGAGATAGAAGCTCAGCTAACCATGCACAATGACAACAACTTTTATAAACTTCACAACGACAGTGGCTCGCCAGATACCGCCAGCCGATTTTTTACTTACGTTTACTATTTCTATCGAGAACCCAAGGGTTTTTCAGGTGGCGAGTTGCAGATTTATGACAGCAAAATCGAGAACAATTTTTATGTTGCGGACAAGACATTCAGAACCGTTGAGCCTCGCAATAACAGCATCGTATTTTTTCTAAGTCGCTATATGCACGAAGTTTTGCGAGTTAGCTGTCCCTCAAAAGCTTTTGCTGATAGCCGCTTTACTATTAACGGCTGGGTACGCAAAGCAAATTGA
- a CDS encoding alpha-amylase, translating into MSELNGVMMQYFHWYSPADGNLWNQLAESAKDLAKIGITSLWLPPAYKGTDGAEEVGYSVYDLFDLGEFDQKGSVPTKYGTKDEYLRAIKAAQDAGIRIYADVVFNHKLGADAEEEVEATPFHPEDRNAPVGEYQKIKAWTHFTFPGRDKKYSSLEWHWWHFDAIDYNIYNTETHAVYLLKGKEFDQGVDLEKGNFDYLMGCDLDMDNPEVTGELKYWGEWYIDTTNVDGFRFDAVKHVSAKFFQEWLEHVRHYAQRDLFAVGEYWSYEVEALHYFIEATEGKVSLFDAPLHYNFHAASKAGNSYDLRTIFDNTLVQQQPALAVTLVDNHDSQPLQSLESVVEPWFKPLAYALILLRREGYPCIFYPDYYGANYKDKANDGNEYEIWLDQHQFMVDKFLLARQTYSYGNQYDYFDHPNTIGWTRLGNEEHPGGMAVVLSNGGDGTKFMEVGQPNRTYIDITEHIQEPITTNEDGWADFRCNAGSVSVWVPQP; encoded by the coding sequence ATGTCTGAACTAAATGGCGTGATGATGCAGTATTTCCACTGGTACAGCCCCGCTGACGGGAACCTGTGGAATCAGCTAGCGGAATCTGCAAAAGATTTAGCCAAAATAGGCATTACATCCCTTTGGTTGCCACCCGCCTATAAAGGAACAGACGGCGCTGAGGAGGTAGGTTACAGCGTCTACGACTTATTCGATTTAGGCGAATTCGACCAAAAAGGGTCGGTACCCACGAAATACGGGACAAAAGATGAGTATTTGCGCGCGATTAAAGCTGCACAAGATGCAGGAATTCGGATTTATGCCGATGTTGTCTTCAACCACAAATTAGGTGCCGATGCAGAAGAAGAAGTCGAAGCTACACCCTTCCATCCCGAAGACCGCAATGCCCCAGTAGGCGAATATCAAAAAATCAAAGCTTGGACGCATTTTACCTTCCCCGGCCGCGACAAAAAATATTCCAGCCTGGAGTGGCATTGGTGGCATTTTGACGCCATTGATTACAACATTTACAACACAGAAACCCATGCCGTTTACCTGCTAAAAGGCAAAGAATTCGATCAAGGAGTAGACTTAGAAAAAGGTAATTTTGACTACCTCATGGGTTGCGATTTAGATATGGACAACCCAGAAGTCACGGGCGAATTAAAATACTGGGGTGAGTGGTATATCGATACAACAAACGTTGACGGCTTTCGCTTCGATGCCGTCAAACACGTATCAGCAAAATTTTTCCAAGAATGGTTGGAACACGTCCGCCACTATGCCCAACGCGACCTATTTGCCGTCGGCGAATATTGGTCTTACGAAGTGGAAGCTTTGCACTACTTCATCGAAGCAACGGAGGGTAAAGTCTCCTTATTTGATGCACCCCTCCACTACAACTTCCACGCTGCTAGCAAAGCCGGTAATAGCTACGATTTGCGAACAATTTTTGATAACACCCTCGTCCAACAGCAACCAGCCCTCGCCGTTACCTTGGTTGACAACCATGATTCCCAACCCTTACAATCCCTAGAATCAGTTGTCGAGCCTTGGTTTAAACCCCTTGCCTACGCTTTAATCCTGCTGCGGCGCGAAGGATATCCGTGCATTTTTTACCCGGATTATTACGGCGCTAACTATAAGGATAAAGCAAATGATGGCAATGAATACGAGATTTGGTTAGACCAACATCAGTTTATGGTAGATAAATTCTTGTTAGCGCGCCAAACTTATTCCTACGGCAATCAGTACGATTATTTCGACCACCCCAACACTATTGGCTGGACGCGACTTGGAAATGAAGAACATCCAGGCGGCATGGCTGTGGTACTCAGTAACGGAGGCGATGGCACTAAGTTTATGGAAGTCGGACAGCCGAATCGAACTTATATTGACATCACCGAACACATCCAAGAACCCATCACGACGAATGAGGATGGTTGGGCTGATTTTAGGTGTAACGCCGGTTCAGTCTCTGTCTGGGTTCCGCAGCCGTAA
- a CDS encoding DUF4079 domain-containing protein, with protein MNLEIPQSVKVWSQFIHPILMWVLLVISFYALYLGIQIRRTRSAEGEVKKELLKGKFNVKHHQMGSLLLALMVTVAIIGMAVTYINNGKLFVGPHLLAGLGMMAIIAIAASLTPLMQKGSDWARNTHIFLNIVLLGLFGWQAVSGVEILQRIISKM; from the coding sequence ATGAATCTTGAAATTCCTCAGTCAGTGAAAGTTTGGAGCCAATTCATCCACCCAATTTTAATGTGGGTACTGCTGGTCATCTCATTTTATGCTTTGTATCTGGGCATTCAAATCCGACGTACCAGAAGTGCCGAAGGCGAAGTCAAAAAAGAGTTACTTAAGGGCAAATTCAACGTCAAGCACCACCAGATGGGTTCTTTGCTGTTAGCCTTGATGGTTACGGTTGCGATCATCGGGATGGCTGTCACCTACATCAATAACGGCAAGCTATTTGTGGGCCCGCACTTGCTAGCAGGGTTGGGAATGATGGCAATAATTGCGATCGCAGCCTCGCTGACTCCTTTGATGCAAAAAGGCAGTGATTGGGCGAGAAACACTCACATCTTTCTGAATATTGTGCTTTTGGGGCTGTTCGGCTGGCAAGCGGTATCAGGCGTGGAAATCCTGCAAAGAATTATCAGCAAAATGTGA
- a CDS encoding ankyrin repeat domain-containing protein, with translation MPATKQDAVLIQAAKTGNIIHVQALLAKGVDANAKDSEGTTALMFAAQKGYTEIVRILLNNDANVNQVSRRFGLTALMLAAAHKQADSVRLLLAAGADVNGKNDDGSTVLMAACLKGDINVVRLLLDANADVNVQDKDGDSALKIAALSGHEAVVKALADAGAVADNSMLFLAVRQGNAEIVRILLNCGADANVKNLESKTALMLAATAGNLAVVEALLAAGADVEIPDKEGETALTLAADAGNTDVVQTLLAAGANANVKNGDGGTALMAAAAGGNAALAHILLDAGADINAKDKDDETALNFAVVEGWEDVVELLLNRGASVGSRNRLGDTPLLVAAVHGHSAIVSALLQKVNSNPAEFLNAKNFGETALTLAAFHGHTETVKALLDGGADPNVPADLGKTALMKACDRGYIAIVQLLVEKGADVNLLDDSGATAVMWAAHRGYAEAVTILIDAGAELNHKNPGNYTALMLAEFKGYSNVVKLLKSAGALE, from the coding sequence ATGCCTGCCACTAAACAAGACGCTGTATTGATTCAAGCCGCCAAGACTGGCAACATTATTCACGTCCAAGCTTTACTCGCTAAGGGAGTTGACGCTAACGCCAAAGACTCTGAGGGGACGACGGCTTTGATGTTTGCTGCCCAAAAGGGCTATACAGAAATCGTGCGTATTCTACTAAACAATGACGCTAATGTCAACCAGGTGAGCAGGCGTTTTGGCTTGACAGCTTTGATGCTGGCGGCGGCTCACAAACAGGCTGACTCTGTGCGGCTGTTGCTGGCTGCGGGTGCTGATGTTAATGGTAAAAATGATGATGGAAGTACGGTTTTGATGGCGGCTTGTTTGAAAGGCGATATCAATGTTGTCCGGCTTTTACTTGATGCTAATGCTGATGTGAATGTACAAGATAAAGATGGAGATTCGGCTCTGAAAATAGCTGCTTTATCGGGTCATGAAGCTGTTGTCAAAGCTTTGGCAGATGCGGGTGCTGTTGCTGACAATTCTATGCTGTTTTTAGCTGTCCGTCAAGGTAACGCTGAAATTGTGCGAATTTTGCTCAATTGTGGGGCGGATGCTAATGTTAAAAATCTAGAGAGCAAAACTGCTTTGATGCTGGCTGCGACGGCGGGAAATTTGGCTGTTGTCGAGGCGCTGTTGGCTGCTGGTGCTGATGTCGAAATTCCCGACAAAGAGGGCGAAACTGCTTTAACTTTGGCTGCGGATGCCGGCAATACTGATGTGGTGCAAACTTTGCTTGCTGCGGGTGCTAATGCGAATGTGAAAAATGGAGATGGGGGTACGGCTTTGATGGCGGCTGCTGCTGGCGGAAATGCGGCGCTCGCCCATATCTTACTCGATGCTGGCGCGGATATCAACGCTAAGGATAAAGATGATGAAACTGCTTTGAATTTTGCCGTGGTGGAAGGCTGGGAAGATGTGGTGGAATTGCTCTTAAACCGAGGTGCTAGTGTCGGTTCGAGAAATCGGTTGGGCGATACGCCTTTACTGGTGGCGGCTGTTCACGGCCATAGTGCGATCGTATCGGCTTTGCTGCAAAAAGTAAATTCAAATCCCGCTGAGTTTCTGAATGCTAAAAACTTTGGGGAGACGGCTTTGACGCTGGCTGCGTTTCACGGACATACCGAGACTGTGAAGGCTTTGCTTGACGGCGGTGCTGATCCCAATGTCCCGGCGGATTTGGGGAAAACGGCTTTAATGAAAGCGTGCGATCGAGGTTATATTGCGATCGTCCAATTATTAGTCGAAAAAGGTGCAGATGTCAACTTGCTCGATGATTCGGGCGCAACCGCTGTAATGTGGGCTGCACATCGGGGTTATGCTGAGGCAGTAACCATTTTAATTGATGCTGGTGCAGAACTAAACCACAAAAATCCGGGAAATTATACAGCTTTAATGCTTGCTGAGTTTAAGGGTTATTCCAATGTGGTGAAATTGCTCAAAAGTGCTGGAGCACTGGAGTAA
- the purH gene encoding bifunctional phosphoribosylaminoimidazolecarboxamide formyltransferase/IMP cyclohydrolase PurH, whose protein sequence is MARLALLSTSNKSGLIDLARTLVEEFEFDIISSGGTATALKEAGIPVTKVAEYTGSPEILGGRVKTLHPRIHGGILARRDVPEDLADLTANQIRAIDLVVVNLYPFEETISKPGVTLADAIEQIDIGGPAMLRASAKNHAHLTVLCDPEQYNTYLKELRENGGEASLEFRQRCALETFKHTANYDRAIANYLSSQSAEESSLPEEFNLSGKELQTLRYGENPHQAATWYQSGSTPTGWTTSTILQGKELSYNNLVDLEAARRLIVEFPDTPAAAILKHTNPCGTALGSTISQAYQKAFDTDSVSAFGGIVALNRPIDAATATALTQTFLECIVAPGCEPEAEEIIKKKAKVRVLILPDLTQGPAQTVKVIAGGLLVQDSDNIVEETSKWRVVTEKQPTAQELEELLFAWKVAKHVKSNAIVVTRDRTTIGVGAGQMNRVGSVKLALEQAGDKSKGAILASDGFFPFDDSVKTAAEAGIIAIVQPGGSMRDRDSIEAANQLGITMVFTDIRHFLH, encoded by the coding sequence ATGGCACGTCTAGCACTTCTGAGCACATCCAATAAAAGCGGACTAATCGACTTAGCGCGCACTCTAGTAGAAGAATTTGAATTTGACATAATTAGTAGTGGCGGGACAGCAACAGCCCTCAAAGAAGCAGGCATCCCAGTGACCAAAGTTGCGGAATATACTGGTTCTCCCGAAATTTTGGGAGGGCGAGTCAAAACACTTCACCCGCGAATCCACGGAGGTATTTTAGCACGCCGCGATGTACCGGAAGACCTCGCAGACTTAACAGCAAATCAAATTCGGGCGATCGATCTAGTTGTAGTCAATTTGTATCCATTTGAAGAGACAATTTCTAAGCCTGGAGTTACTCTAGCAGACGCAATTGAGCAGATAGATATCGGCGGGCCCGCAATGTTGAGAGCCTCAGCCAAAAACCACGCTCATTTGACAGTGTTGTGCGATCCAGAACAGTACAATACTTATTTAAAAGAACTGCGGGAAAATGGCGGCGAAGCATCCTTAGAGTTTCGGCAAAGATGTGCGCTAGAAACCTTCAAACATACAGCAAACTACGATCGCGCGATCGCAAATTATCTCAGCAGCCAATCCGCTGAAGAATCTTCGCTACCAGAAGAGTTTAATTTATCAGGAAAAGAATTGCAAACTCTCCGCTACGGCGAAAATCCCCATCAAGCCGCCACCTGGTATCAAAGCGGAAGTACACCGACAGGCTGGACGACTAGCACCATCCTGCAAGGCAAAGAATTGAGCTACAATAATTTAGTAGATTTAGAAGCAGCAAGGCGGCTGATCGTAGAATTCCCCGACACTCCCGCGGCCGCTATTCTGAAGCATACAAATCCTTGCGGCACAGCCTTGGGATCAACTATTTCACAAGCGTATCAAAAAGCCTTTGACACCGATTCAGTCTCAGCTTTCGGCGGAATTGTCGCTCTCAACCGCCCCATAGATGCTGCTACCGCAACGGCGTTAACTCAAACATTTTTAGAATGTATCGTCGCGCCGGGGTGCGAACCGGAAGCGGAAGAAATTATCAAGAAAAAGGCGAAAGTTCGAGTATTAATTTTGCCTGATTTGACTCAAGGGCCGGCCCAAACTGTTAAAGTTATTGCAGGCGGTTTGCTGGTGCAAGACTCAGATAATATAGTAGAAGAAACTAGCAAATGGCGGGTTGTTACTGAGAAACAGCCGACGGCCCAAGAGTTGGAAGAATTGCTGTTTGCTTGGAAAGTAGCGAAACACGTCAAATCAAATGCGATCGTTGTGACGCGCGATCGCACTACAATCGGTGTCGGCGCCGGACAAATGAATCGCGTTGGCTCAGTTAAACTAGCATTAGAACAAGCAGGAGACAAGAGCAAAGGAGCGATTTTGGCCAGTGACGGTTTCTTCCCCTTCGACGATTCAGTCAAAACTGCGGCTGAGGCGGGCATAATTGCGATCGTCCAACCAGGCGGAAGTATGCGCGATCGAGATTCCATTGAAGCAGCCAACCAACTCGGAATCACAATGGTTTTCACTGATATCCGCCACTTCTTGCATTAG
- a CDS encoding 3',5'-cyclic-AMP phosphodiesterase, whose product MTPVSPLLVAQITDTHLFAEIDREWKGLSTTRTLQAVLDRLQQIQPPPNLLLLTGDLSQDETPESYQRLVSLIAPLGIPAYWIPGNHDNIPVMAEILNQPPLSPEKSWMLGNWQFLLLSSVEAGCDGGRLSPESLHWLDSQLQQTGDRPVIIALHHHPLPIDCEIMDGMMLHNADEFFAIVDRYPQIKIVLCGHIHQEFQQQRGSVTYLGTPSTCIQLLPKSHPIIVDEIPPGFRLLELAIDGTWNTRVERVTEASPPC is encoded by the coding sequence ATGACACCAGTTTCTCCCCTACTCGTCGCCCAAATCACCGACACTCACTTGTTTGCAGAGATCGATCGAGAATGGAAAGGCCTCTCAACAACCCGCACCCTCCAAGCAGTTCTCGATCGCTTGCAACAGATACAGCCGCCGCCCAACTTACTCCTACTCACAGGCGACTTGTCCCAAGACGAAACACCCGAATCCTACCAGCGCCTCGTCTCCCTCATCGCCCCCCTCGGAATACCCGCCTACTGGATACCTGGGAACCACGACAACATCCCAGTCATGGCAGAAATCTTAAATCAGCCGCCTCTTTCCCCAGAAAAATCATGGATGCTAGGAAACTGGCAATTTCTATTACTTTCGAGTGTGGAAGCGGGATGCGACGGCGGGCGGCTTTCCCCAGAAAGCTTGCATTGGCTCGACTCTCAACTGCAACAAACCGGCGATCGACCTGTTATCATTGCCTTGCACCATCACCCGCTGCCGATCGACTGTGAAATCATGGATGGAATGATGCTGCACAATGCCGATGAATTTTTCGCAATTGTCGATCGATATCCTCAAATCAAAATCGTTCTTTGTGGTCACATTCACCAAGAATTTCAACAACAGCGGGGTTCAGTTACCTACTTGGGGACACCCAGCACCTGCATCCAACTTTTACCCAAAAGCCATCCGATTATAGTTGACGAAATCCCGCCGGGATTTAGATTGCTTGAATTGGCGATCGACGGTACTTGGAACACAAGAGTTGAGCGAGTGACCGAAGCATCGCCACCCTGTTAA
- a CDS encoding PAS domain-containing sensor histidine kinase, translating to MFFQEADPENKVSNISRNHKKTAHNMIHRTDYQQIPKKRAENSTDANISEAYSLSLCELQQMERAMEQLKQDLKASESRFQNVIEKNADGIAIVNKRGLVCFANPSAEALFNCTAEELLGQAFFGNLVVEVSACDLEMATDIIPQVGKTEAPGTRVVQTEVEAIRKQKANAVVEMRVVETEWDGEMAYLATLRDITDRKRAEEMLWLYDRAIAASSTGFTIYDATDPEHPIIYCNPAFESMTGYRRQEIIGKNGRFLHGSDTDPAAVEIIRQALQTESECKVILKNYRKDGTAFWNCFSISPVRDRLGKLTHFIGVQRDITERKQAEEALHISEAQSREQAAELAATLNQLKATNSQLVQSEKMSSLGLLLAGVAHEINNPVSFIYGNLTHLTNYTQDLFHHLELYQKHYPDPVAEIQQEREENELDFLAEDLPKILSSMSVGVERICQIVQSLRNFSRHDDSEMKAVNLHEGIDSTLLILNHRLKGNGEKPPIQIVKQYGELPPVECFAGPINQVFMNILSNAIDALEDAKNKPNCQEMLQNPSQIRIGTEVVGNLVEIKIADNGPGITEEVKQQIFDTFFTTKPIGKGTGMGLSISYQIIVERHKGELYCTSELGKGTEFTIKIPIAP from the coding sequence ATGTTTTTTCAAGAAGCCGATCCAGAAAATAAGGTCAGTAATATTAGCAGGAATCATAAAAAAACTGCTCACAATATGATTCACAGAACCGACTACCAACAGATTCCCAAAAAAAGAGCCGAGAATTCGACAGATGCCAACATTTCCGAAGCTTATAGTCTTAGTCTGTGCGAACTGCAGCAGATGGAGCGAGCAATGGAACAGCTAAAGCAGGATTTGAAAGCTAGCGAATCTCGGTTTCAGAATGTGATCGAAAAAAATGCCGACGGCATCGCAATCGTTAACAAGCGAGGACTTGTCTGTTTTGCCAACCCGTCAGCAGAAGCGCTGTTTAACTGCACGGCAGAGGAACTTCTAGGTCAAGCATTTTTTGGCAATTTAGTAGTAGAAGTTTCAGCTTGCGACCTTGAGATGGCGACGGATATTATTCCCCAAGTTGGAAAAACAGAAGCGCCAGGAACTCGCGTCGTGCAAACAGAAGTTGAAGCTATTCGCAAGCAAAAAGCAAATGCTGTAGTAGAAATGCGGGTGGTGGAAACGGAATGGGATGGAGAAATGGCTTATTTAGCTACGCTACGGGATATTACCGATCGCAAGCGCGCAGAAGAAATGCTTTGGTTGTACGATCGAGCTATAGCAGCTAGTAGCACCGGATTTACGATTTATGACGCCACTGACCCAGAACATCCAATTATTTATTGCAATCCCGCATTTGAAAGCATGACCGGTTATCGGCGGCAGGAAATTATCGGGAAAAACGGCCGATTTTTGCACGGAAGCGATACCGATCCGGCGGCCGTAGAAATAATTCGCCAAGCCTTGCAAACAGAAAGCGAATGCAAGGTAATATTAAAGAATTATCGCAAAGACGGAACCGCTTTCTGGAATTGTTTTTCAATATCTCCCGTGCGCGATCGCCTGGGGAAATTAACTCATTTTATTGGCGTACAAAGAGACATCACTGAGCGCAAACAAGCCGAAGAAGCCTTGCATATTTCCGAAGCACAAAGCAGAGAACAAGCCGCTGAACTAGCAGCCACACTTAACCAACTCAAAGCCACTAATTCCCAATTAGTTCAAAGCGAAAAAATGTCTAGTTTGGGATTGCTACTTGCCGGCGTCGCTCACGAAATTAACAACCCAGTCAGCTTCATTTACGGCAATCTCACTCATCTCACAAATTATACTCAAGACTTGTTTCACCACCTCGAACTTTATCAAAAGCATTATCCTGATCCAGTCGCGGAAATTCAGCAGGAAAGAGAAGAAAATGAACTCGATTTTTTAGCTGAAGATTTACCTAAAATACTATCTTCAATGAGCGTTGGTGTCGAGCGGATTTGCCAGATTGTGCAGTCGCTGCGAAACTTTTCGCGGCACGACGATTCAGAGATGAAAGCCGTTAACCTGCACGAAGGTATTGACAGCACGCTGTTAATTCTCAATCACCGTTTGAAAGGAAACGGAGAAAAGCCGCCAATTCAAATTGTAAAACAATACGGAGAATTGCCGCCGGTGGAGTGTTTTGCGGGGCCAATCAATCAAGTTTTTATGAATATTCTCAGCAATGCGATCGATGCTTTAGAAGATGCCAAGAATAAGCCAAATTGTCAAGAAATGCTACAAAATCCTAGCCAGATTAGGATTGGTACGGAAGTGGTGGGCAATTTGGTAGAAATTAAAATTGCCGACAACGGGCCGGGAATAACGGAGGAAGTCAAACAACAGATCTTCGATACATTTTTTACTACCAAGCCCATTGGTAAAGGCACGGGAATGGGTTTGTCAATTAGCTATCAAATTATTGTAGAAAGACACAAGGGCGAATTATATTGTACTTCGGAATTGGGCAAGGGTACGGAATTTACTATCAAAATTCCGATCGCACCTTAG
- the glcD gene encoding glycolate oxidase subunit GlcD, with protein sequence MIAIETERNWKPVIKEFEAVVGKNGVVQRREELIVYECDGLASYRQRPAMVVLPRTTEEVAQVVKICDRNSIPWVARGAGTGLSGGALPVENCVLIVTALMRKILQVDLENQQVVVQPGVINNWVTQAVSGAGFYYAPDPSSQIVCSIGGNVAENSGGVHCLKYGVTTNHVLGLKLVLPDGSIVDVGGEIPEMPGYDLTGVFVGSEGTLGIATEVTLRILKAPESICVLLADFSSIEAAGESVSDIISAGIIPGGMEIMDNISINAVEDVVATGCYPRDAAAILLIEIDGLEVEVATNKQRIADICKHNGARNITTASDPETRLKIWKGRKAAFAAAGHLSPDYYVQDGVIPRTQMAYVLKEIEGLSEKYGYRIANVFHAGDGNLHPLILYDNSVKGALEKVEELGGEILRLCVKVGGSLSGEHGIGADKKCFMPDMFSEIDLETMQWVRQVFNPKGLANPGKMFPTPKTCGEAARAKVEAFKKLEGAEVF encoded by the coding sequence ATGATAGCCATAGAAACAGAACGCAACTGGAAACCCGTTATTAAAGAATTTGAGGCTGTAGTCGGCAAAAATGGGGTGGTGCAGCGCCGCGAAGAATTGATTGTCTACGAGTGCGACGGACTCGCCAGCTACCGCCAGCGCCCCGCCATGGTGGTATTGCCTCGAACTACCGAGGAAGTGGCGCAAGTGGTCAAAATATGCGATCGCAACTCAATTCCCTGGGTTGCTAGAGGCGCAGGCACCGGTCTTTCGGGCGGCGCTTTGCCTGTAGAAAACTGCGTGCTGATTGTCACTGCCCTAATGCGAAAAATTCTGCAAGTAGACTTAGAAAATCAGCAAGTAGTCGTGCAACCGGGAGTAATTAATAACTGGGTAACGCAAGCAGTTAGCGGCGCCGGTTTCTACTACGCGCCAGATCCTTCCAGTCAAATTGTTTGTTCGATTGGCGGCAACGTTGCCGAAAATTCTGGCGGCGTTCACTGCCTCAAATACGGAGTCACAACGAATCACGTTTTAGGATTAAAATTGGTACTTCCCGACGGTTCAATTGTCGATGTCGGTGGGGAAATTCCCGAAATGCCCGGTTACGATTTAACTGGTGTATTTGTCGGTTCCGAAGGGACTTTAGGAATCGCCACAGAAGTTACTCTGCGAATTCTCAAAGCGCCGGAATCGATTTGCGTTCTCCTAGCGGATTTTTCCAGTATAGAAGCAGCGGGCGAATCAGTTTCCGATATTATCAGCGCTGGTATTATTCCCGGTGGCATGGAAATTATGGACAACATCAGCATCAATGCTGTGGAAGATGTGGTGGCAACTGGATGTTATCCCCGGGATGCGGCGGCCATTCTCCTCATAGAAATCGACGGTTTAGAAGTGGAAGTTGCCACAAACAAACAGCGGATTGCCGATATTTGCAAGCATAACGGAGCGCGAAATATCACGACAGCAAGCGACCCGGAAACGCGCCTAAAAATTTGGAAAGGGCGGAAAGCTGCTTTTGCCGCTGCGGGTCATCTCAGCCCGGATTATTACGTGCAAGACGGCGTAATTCCGCGAACGCAAATGGCTTATGTTTTGAAAGAAATTGAGGGTTTGAGCGAGAAATACGGTTATCGGATTGCTAATGTATTTCACGCGGGAGACGGGAATTTGCACCCGCTGATTTTGTACGATAACTCGGTAAAAGGTGCGCTGGAAAAGGTGGAAGAATTGGGCGGAGAAATTCTCAGGCTTTGCGTGAAAGTTGGGGGGAGTCTTTCGGGGGAACACGGCATCGGTGCTGACAAGAAGTGTTTTATGCCGGATATGTTTTCCGAGATAGATTTGGAGACGATGCAGTGGGTACGTCAGGTGTTTAATCCGAAAGGTTTGGCGAATCCTGGGAAGATGTTTCCGACGCCGAAGACTTGCGGGGAAGCGGCGAGGGCTAAGGTTGAAGCTTTTAAGAAGTTGGAGGGGGCGGAGGTTTTTTAA